The following are encoded in a window of Streptomyces sp. Go-475 genomic DNA:
- a CDS encoding RICIN domain-containing protein, with translation MVSLHRRLLRLLTATALTLTACVTASAGTTAEAAPGSPALTPPLGWNSWNSFGCSITEAQVRQAADAMVSSGMKDAGYQYVVVDDCWFDPQRDAAGNLRANPTKFPSGMKALGDYIHGKGLKFGIYQAPNEKTCAQGVGTYPGSTGSKGHERQDAATFASWGVDYLKYDWCSGSGTLNEQIARFTLMRDALRATGRPIVYSINPNSFHAPTGDKYDWGEVADLWRTTEDLLDIWQNNNTNSYPMGVGNVLDVTAPLAAQSGPGNWNDPDMLVVGRPGLSLTESRSHFALWSLLAAPLMAGNDIRTMSADVSAILRNPRLLAVNQDPLGAGGRRVRDDGDTEVFAKPLSDGSVAVGLFNRGGSTTTITASAAQVGLTGGSFTLTDLWTGATSSTSGQISASVPAHGVAVFKMTGGSPLASTTARLRGTGSGRCLDVDRASTAAGTASLIWDCHTAANQLWTTWAGGEIRVYGDKCLDAYNQGTTNGTRVIIWPCNGQNNQKWTVGADGSIRNVRAGLCLDAEQAGTANGTPVILWTCNGQNNQKWTTLP, from the coding sequence GTGGTTTCCCTGCACAGACGACTGCTGCGTCTCCTCACGGCCACCGCGCTGACGCTCACCGCCTGCGTCACCGCCTCCGCCGGCACGACCGCCGAGGCCGCGCCGGGCAGCCCGGCGCTCACCCCGCCGCTGGGCTGGAACAGCTGGAACAGCTTCGGGTGCTCGATCACCGAGGCGCAGGTCCGCCAGGCCGCCGACGCGATGGTGTCCTCGGGCATGAAGGACGCGGGCTACCAGTACGTCGTCGTCGACGACTGCTGGTTCGATCCGCAGCGTGACGCGGCGGGCAACCTCCGGGCCAACCCGACCAAGTTCCCCAGCGGCATGAAGGCGCTCGGGGACTACATCCACGGCAAGGGCCTGAAGTTCGGCATCTACCAGGCGCCCAACGAGAAGACGTGCGCGCAGGGCGTGGGGACCTACCCCGGCTCCACCGGCAGCAAGGGCCACGAGAGGCAGGACGCCGCCACGTTCGCCTCCTGGGGCGTGGACTACCTCAAGTACGACTGGTGTTCCGGCAGCGGCACCCTCAACGAGCAGATCGCGCGGTTCACCCTCATGCGCGACGCCCTGCGCGCCACCGGCCGCCCGATCGTCTACAGCATCAACCCCAACAGCTTCCACGCCCCCACCGGCGACAAGTACGACTGGGGCGAGGTCGCCGACCTGTGGCGGACGACCGAGGACCTGCTCGACATCTGGCAGAACAACAACACCAACAGCTACCCGATGGGCGTCGGCAACGTCCTGGACGTCACCGCGCCGCTGGCCGCGCAGTCGGGGCCGGGAAACTGGAACGACCCCGACATGCTGGTCGTCGGCCGTCCCGGTCTGTCGCTGACCGAGTCCCGCTCCCACTTCGCCCTGTGGTCGCTGCTCGCGGCCCCGCTCATGGCCGGCAACGACATCCGCACCATGTCCGCCGACGTGAGCGCGATCCTGCGCAACCCCCGTCTGCTGGCGGTCAACCAGGATCCGCTGGGCGCGGGCGGGCGCAGGGTGCGCGACGACGGCGACACCGAGGTGTTCGCCAAGCCCCTGTCCGACGGCTCGGTCGCCGTGGGCCTGTTCAACCGGGGAGGGAGCACCACGACCATCACCGCCTCGGCCGCGCAGGTCGGCCTCACCGGAGGGTCGTTCACCCTCACCGACCTGTGGACCGGTGCCACGTCGAGCACCTCCGGGCAGATCTCGGCGAGTGTCCCGGCGCACGGTGTCGCCGTGTTCAAGATGACCGGCGGCAGTCCGCTGGCCTCCACCACCGCACGCCTGCGCGGTACCGGATCCGGCCGCTGCCTGGACGTGGACCGCGCCTCCACCGCCGCAGGGACGGCGTCGCTGATCTGGGACTGCCACACCGCCGCCAACCAGCTGTGGACCACGTGGGCCGGAGGCGAGATCCGCGTCTACGGCGACAAGTGCCTGGACGCCTACAACCAGGGCACCACCAACGGCACACGGGTGATCATCTGGCCCTGCAACGGCCAGAACAACCAGAAGTGGACCGTGGGCGCCGACGGCTCGATCCGCAACGTCCGCGCCGGGCTCTGCCTGGACGCCGAACAAGCGGGAACCGCCAACGGGACCCCGGTCATCCTGTGGACCTGCAACGGCCAGAACAACCAGAAGTGGACCACGCTCCCGTAA
- a CDS encoding FAD-binding oxidoreductase, which yields MKFTPYWLDTAPQGPDRSRTQIGGRVDVAIIGAGLTGLSAALHLARKGADVHVFEKETVGFGASGRNGGMATLGMSIGFRSAIDRYGFDTAKQYLLAYHDAVDTIENLVKEENIDCDFARTGKLNLASKPAHFEGLRKTHEIMSGKLGIETRLISKSELHTEIGSDCYHGGMVDARSAGLHVGKFTKGLAEAAVRAGATIHEKAPVEQVRRLSGTKHELVTPRGSVQADQVLVATSGHTRRPFRWQQVRIAPVGSFIIVTEPLGEDVCDLLLPNRRMASTSLNLLNYFRITPDHRLLFGGRARFAMSNQQSDAKSGRILHKAMTEVFPQLTNTRVDYCWGGLVDMSMDRMVHAGEQDGLFYSLGYSGHGVQMATHMGKQMAEYMNGDTGANPWADLPFKRIPGHFGPPWFLPFAGGFYKFLDVIK from the coding sequence ATGAAGTTCACCCCCTACTGGCTCGACACCGCGCCCCAGGGTCCTGACCGGTCCCGGACCCAGATCGGCGGCCGGGTCGACGTGGCGATCATCGGAGCCGGCCTGACCGGCCTCTCTGCGGCGCTGCACCTGGCGCGCAAGGGCGCCGACGTGCACGTCTTCGAGAAGGAGACCGTCGGATTCGGCGCGTCGGGGCGCAACGGCGGCATGGCCACCCTCGGCATGTCGATCGGATTCCGCTCCGCCATCGACCGCTACGGCTTCGACACCGCCAAGCAGTACCTGCTCGCCTACCACGACGCGGTCGACACCATCGAGAACCTCGTCAAGGAAGAGAACATCGACTGCGACTTCGCCCGCACGGGCAAGCTGAACCTGGCGTCCAAGCCGGCCCACTTCGAGGGGCTGCGCAAGACCCACGAGATCATGTCCGGCAAGCTCGGGATCGAGACGCGGCTGATCTCCAAGAGCGAGCTTCACACCGAGATCGGCTCCGACTGTTACCACGGCGGCATGGTCGACGCCAGGAGCGCCGGACTGCACGTCGGCAAGTTCACCAAGGGACTCGCCGAGGCCGCCGTCCGGGCAGGCGCCACCATCCATGAGAAGGCCCCGGTCGAGCAGGTCCGGCGCCTGAGCGGCACGAAGCACGAGCTGGTCACGCCGCGCGGCAGCGTCCAGGCCGACCAGGTGCTCGTCGCGACCAGCGGCCACACCCGCCGGCCGTTCCGCTGGCAGCAGGTCAGGATCGCGCCGGTCGGCAGCTTCATCATCGTGACCGAACCGCTGGGCGAGGACGTCTGCGACCTGCTGCTGCCGAACCGGCGGATGGCATCGACGTCCCTGAACCTGCTGAACTACTTCCGCATCACCCCGGACCACCGGCTGCTGTTCGGCGGCCGCGCCCGCTTCGCGATGTCGAACCAGCAGTCGGACGCCAAGAGCGGCCGCATCCTGCACAAGGCGATGACCGAGGTCTTCCCGCAGCTCACGAACACGCGCGTCGACTACTGCTGGGGCGGCCTGGTCGACATGAGCATGGACCGCATGGTCCACGCCGGTGAGCAGGACGGGCTGTTCTACTCCCTCGGCTACTCCGGCCACGGCGTCCAGATGGCGACCCACATGGGCAAGCAGATGGCCGAGTACATGAACGGTGACACCGGCGCCAACCCCTGGGCCGACCTGCCCTTCAAGCGGATCCCCGGCCACTTCGGCCCGCCCTGGTTCCTGCCCTTCGCGGGCGGCTTCTACAAGTTCCTCGACGTCATCAAGTAG
- a CDS encoding ROK family transcriptional regulator yields the protein MTTNPTSRDHNKASVLDVLLSHAPLTRNQLIELTGLSKATVSRAVEELRADGFVVDGGVDEVTGRGRRSTYLDLPGTTGHVVGISFGIQTTGVVVADLRGREIQHMTVPTPDHQDVGEAARWLVDLVDRTAASAQGPLRQLVAAVPGRVRDGKEIFGPAESMRIFAGSGLHRAIEELVDAPVLLDSDANASLLGILTNDATVTNAALFSVSTMLNFASCTDHELAHGSTPTFGDIGVLSSGTGDDILDELLSTRGLLRFARKRGLDLERVEDLWEGPHDAAARAQVLEAFTTAIVTAVSVVAVTLDPESVYFVGRLSPLVDEVLPEARRRLDRNLPAVPEIRTVPHLIGLSTARGAVYACLTMAHERLRDAVLGARRQSQAAEQSAPAF from the coding sequence GTGACCACCAACCCGACCTCTCGCGACCACAACAAGGCGTCGGTCCTCGACGTTCTCCTCTCCCACGCGCCCCTGACCCGGAACCAGCTCATCGAGCTGACGGGTCTGAGCAAGGCCACGGTGTCCCGAGCGGTGGAGGAGCTCCGGGCCGACGGCTTCGTCGTCGACGGCGGGGTCGACGAGGTCACGGGCCGCGGCCGCCGGTCCACGTATCTGGATCTGCCCGGCACGACCGGGCACGTCGTCGGGATCAGCTTCGGCATCCAGACGACCGGTGTCGTCGTGGCCGACCTCAGGGGCCGCGAGATCCAGCACATGACGGTTCCCACCCCCGACCACCAGGACGTCGGGGAAGCGGCCCGATGGCTGGTCGATCTGGTCGACCGGACCGCGGCGTCCGCCCAGGGCCCCCTGCGTCAACTCGTCGCCGCCGTGCCCGGCCGGGTCCGGGACGGCAAGGAGATCTTCGGCCCGGCGGAGTCGATGAGGATCTTCGCGGGCTCCGGCCTCCACCGGGCCATCGAGGAGCTGGTCGACGCCCCCGTGCTCCTCGACAGCGACGCCAACGCGTCCCTGCTCGGGATCCTCACCAACGACGCCACCGTCACCAACGCCGCGCTCTTCAGCGTCAGCACCATGCTCAACTTCGCCAGCTGCACCGATCACGAGCTCGCCCACGGGAGCACGCCCACCTTCGGCGACATCGGAGTGCTCTCCTCCGGGACCGGCGACGACATCCTCGACGAGCTGCTGAGCACCCGGGGGCTCCTCCGCTTCGCCCGTAAGCGGGGGCTCGACCTGGAGCGCGTCGAGGACCTCTGGGAGGGACCGCACGACGCGGCAGCGCGCGCCCAGGTGCTCGAGGCGTTCACCACGGCGATCGTGACCGCCGTCAGCGTCGTCGCCGTGACGCTGGACCCGGAGTCCGTCTACTTCGTGGGCCGCCTCAGTCCGCTCGTCGACGAGGTGCTGCCCGAGGCGCGCCGTCGACTCGACCGGAACCTTCCGGCGGTCCCGGAGATCAGGACGGTGCCGCACCTGATCGGCCTCTCGACGGCACGAGGCGCGGTGTACGCGTGCCTGACGATGGCCCACGAACGGCTGCGCGACGCCGTACTCGGAGCACGGCGCCAGAGCCAGGCCGCCGAGCAGTCCGCACCGGCCTTCTGA
- a CDS encoding FAD-binding and (Fe-S)-binding domain-containing protein: MTAAVTSLVVRLAEIAPGLRVETGPGATGPYAYDASNYRVPPQAVVFPRTADDVVAVVRACRETGIPVTARGGGTSMAGNAVGPGVVLDFSRYMNRILDIDVEARTARVEAGVVLDALRGATALHGLDFGPDPSSHSRCTLGGMIGNDACGNRSVRDGRTSGHVEALEIVTADGVRAVADHTGLHPVDPGDGEVIARLESDLRRLVEDNLAPIRTELGRIPRQVSGFQLQHLLPENGFDVARALVGTEGSCAVVTAATVRLVAAAQASALLTLGYEDVVEAAEDVPEILRFSPSAVEGMDEAIVATMRARRGPDSVTGLPEGRAWLYVELEGDDPAVVNARAAELLDVLKARGRMTGGRVVESPAERRALWRVREDGAGLAARLVDGGESWPGWEDAAVAPEHLAAYLRDFRKLLATHQLTGVLYGHFGAGCVHVRIDFDPATEAGRAVMRRFLTEAAALVVGHGGTLSGEHGDGRARSELLQVMYSHRMIGLFAAFKQVFDPEGLLNPGVIVDPAPLDADLALRELPVLDTAFGFPHDEDGFAGAVRRCVGVGRCRSDAGGVMCPSYRATGEENASTRGRARMLQEMVRGETIKDAWRSTEVRDALDLCLSCKACSSDCPVGVDMATYKAEFLHQHYKGRLRPRSHYSLGWLPKTSALAGYAARPVNALLRGPLGKLLARLGGVTTKRRIPAFASRRALRRILRAAQAPGPAKAVLFVDSFTRAFRPEIAGAASRVLADAGIPCAPQEGLCCGLTWVSTGQLNVARQIMARTVAALDDGDDRPIIVAEPSCAAALKRDVPELLGTEAAQRVASRVQTFTGALTDLADQDWSPPPLPENVVLQTHCHEYATFKGRRPADLLRRLGVREVDEAEGCCGLAGNFGFEAEHYETSMAVADLALKPRIDHLDGRPVVADGFSCATQIDHLAGDRDIRALHLAELLDPAAERPEDAS, translated from the coding sequence ATGACGGCCGCCGTCACGTCCTTGGTCGTCCGGCTCGCCGAGATCGCGCCCGGTCTGCGGGTGGAGACCGGCCCGGGAGCGACGGGACCCTACGCCTACGACGCCTCCAACTACCGTGTCCCGCCGCAGGCCGTGGTCTTCCCGCGTACCGCCGACGATGTGGTGGCGGTGGTGCGGGCCTGCCGGGAGACGGGCATCCCGGTCACGGCCCGGGGTGGTGGCACGAGCATGGCCGGCAACGCGGTCGGGCCGGGGGTGGTGCTGGATTTCTCCCGGTACATGAACCGGATCCTGGACATCGACGTCGAGGCCCGTACGGCGCGGGTCGAGGCCGGTGTCGTCCTGGACGCGCTGCGCGGCGCGACCGCGTTGCACGGGCTGGATTTCGGGCCGGATCCGTCCTCGCACAGCCGCTGCACCCTCGGCGGCATGATCGGCAACGACGCGTGCGGCAACCGGTCGGTGCGCGACGGGCGGACCAGCGGCCACGTCGAGGCCCTGGAGATCGTGACGGCGGACGGTGTGCGGGCCGTGGCCGACCACACGGGGCTGCATCCGGTGGACCCTGGTGACGGCGAGGTCATCGCGCGCCTGGAATCCGACCTCAGGCGGTTGGTCGAGGACAATCTGGCGCCGATCCGTACCGAGCTGGGCCGGATCCCTCGTCAGGTGTCGGGTTTCCAGTTGCAGCACCTGCTGCCGGAGAACGGCTTCGATGTGGCTCGTGCTCTGGTGGGCACGGAGGGCTCCTGTGCGGTCGTCACCGCCGCGACGGTCCGCCTGGTGGCGGCCGCACAGGCATCCGCGCTGCTGACGCTGGGCTACGAGGACGTGGTCGAGGCGGCCGAGGACGTGCCGGAGATCCTGCGCTTCTCGCCCAGCGCGGTGGAGGGCATGGACGAGGCGATCGTGGCCACCATGCGTGCCCGCCGCGGCCCCGATTCCGTCACCGGGCTGCCCGAGGGGCGGGCCTGGCTGTATGTCGAGCTGGAAGGCGACGACCCGGCAGTGGTCAACGCTCGGGCCGCTGAGCTGCTGGATGTGCTCAAGGCGAGGGGGCGGATGACGGGCGGCCGGGTCGTGGAGAGCCCGGCGGAGCGGCGTGCGCTGTGGCGGGTGCGTGAGGACGGGGCCGGGCTGGCCGCCCGGCTCGTGGACGGCGGCGAGTCCTGGCCCGGCTGGGAGGACGCGGCCGTCGCCCCGGAGCACCTGGCCGCCTACCTGCGCGACTTCCGCAAGCTGCTGGCCACGCACCAGCTGACCGGTGTGCTGTACGGGCACTTCGGCGCCGGCTGCGTCCACGTGCGCATCGACTTCGACCCGGCGACGGAGGCGGGGCGGGCGGTCATGCGCCGGTTCCTCACCGAAGCCGCCGCCCTGGTCGTCGGGCACGGCGGCACGCTGTCGGGCGAGCACGGTGACGGACGCGCCCGCAGCGAACTGCTCCAGGTGATGTACAGCCACCGCATGATCGGCCTGTTCGCCGCGTTCAAACAGGTTTTTGACCCCGAGGGGCTGCTCAACCCGGGCGTGATCGTCGACCCCGCGCCCTTGGACGCCGACCTCGCGCTGCGTGAACTGCCAGTGTTGGACACGGCGTTCGGTTTCCCGCACGACGAGGACGGTTTCGCCGGCGCCGTACGCCGCTGCGTCGGTGTGGGGCGGTGCCGCAGTGACGCGGGCGGGGTGATGTGCCCCAGCTACCGGGCCACGGGCGAGGAGAACGCCTCCACCCGCGGCCGGGCCCGCATGCTCCAGGAGATGGTCCGCGGCGAGACGATCAAGGACGCCTGGCGCTCGACCGAAGTGCGCGATGCCCTCGATCTGTGCCTGTCGTGCAAGGCCTGCTCCAGCGACTGCCCGGTCGGCGTCGACATGGCCACCTACAAGGCGGAGTTCCTCCACCAGCACTACAAGGGCCGCCTGCGCCCCCGTTCCCACTACTCACTGGGCTGGCTGCCCAAAACCTCCGCCCTGGCCGGATACGCCGCCCGGCCGGTCAACGCCCTGCTGCGCGGGCCGCTCGGCAAACTCCTGGCCCGCCTGGGCGGCGTCACGACCAAGCGGCGAATCCCCGCCTTCGCCTCCCGCCGCGCCCTGCGCAGGATCCTGCGCGCGGCCCAGGCCCCCGGGCCCGCGAAGGCCGTGCTGTTCGTCGACAGCTTCACCCGCGCCTTCCGACCCGAGATCGCGGGAGCCGCGAGCCGGGTGCTGGCCGACGCCGGTATCCCCTGCGCGCCGCAGGAGGGACTGTGCTGTGGGCTGACCTGGGTCAGCACCGGCCAGCTGAACGTCGCCCGCCAGATCATGGCCCGCACGGTCGCCGCGCTCGACGACGGTGACGACCGGCCGATCATCGTGGCCGAGCCGAGCTGTGCGGCAGCGTTGAAACGTGACGTCCCCGAACTGCTCGGCACCGAGGCCGCCCAGCGCGTGGCGAGCCGCGTCCAGACTTTCACCGGGGCCCTCACGGATCTCGCCGATCAGGACTGGAGCCCGCCACCGCTGCCCGAGAACGTCGTCCTCCAGACTCACTGCCACGAGTACGCCACCTTCAAGGGCCGCCGCCCCGCCGACCTCCTGCGCCGACTCGGCGTGCGCGAGGTGGACGAGGCCGAGGGCTGCTGCGGACTCGCCGGGAACTTCGGCTTCGAGGCCGAGCACTACGAAACGTCGATGGCCGTCGCCGATCTGGCCCTCAAACCCCGCATCGACCACCTCGACGGACGCCCCGTCGTCGCCGACGGCTTCAGCTGCGCCACCCAGATCGACCACCTCGCCGGAGACCGGGACATCCGCGCCCTGCACCTCGCGGAACTCCTCGACCCCGCCGCCGAACGTCCGGAAGACGCCTCATGA
- a CDS encoding ricin-type beta-trefoil lectin domain protein, whose protein sequence is MRKSWILSLVTLVTAALGVTAGGAAPASAASTTPLRVMPLGDSITWGVGSSTGNGYRGPLWDKLAADGHPLDFVGTLRGGSMSDPDNQGHSGYRIDQIAALADASLTRYRPNVVTLHIGTNDLNTSYQVSTATARLKSLVGQITAAAPDATVLVASLVVSTSGTEEQYRAAYNQAIPQIVSEARAAGKRVAYVDMSSLTTADLADALHPNDSGYQKMADAFHRGVRTADSAGWLKNPAPAPARVQSGVAGKCMDVKGAATTDGTAVQTWSCGAGANQFWSAYTDGTLRSMGKCLDAAGGATANGTKVQIWSCHGGANQVWQPHNGGYRNPASGRCLDVPGSSTTDGTQLHLWDCNGGSNQKWTTLTAG, encoded by the coding sequence ATGAGAAAGTCTTGGATCCTGTCCCTGGTCACGCTGGTCACCGCCGCGTTGGGAGTGACAGCGGGAGGTGCCGCCCCCGCCTCCGCGGCCTCCACCACGCCCTTGCGGGTCATGCCGTTGGGGGACTCCATCACCTGGGGCGTGGGCAGCAGTACGGGCAACGGCTACCGGGGTCCGCTGTGGGACAAGCTCGCCGCGGACGGCCATCCGCTCGACTTCGTCGGCACGTTGCGGGGCGGTTCGATGTCCGACCCGGACAACCAAGGCCACTCGGGATATCGCATCGACCAGATCGCCGCACTCGCCGACGCCTCGCTCACCCGCTACCGGCCCAATGTCGTGACGCTGCACATCGGCACCAACGACCTCAACACGTCCTACCAGGTCTCCACCGCCACCGCCCGGCTGAAGTCGCTGGTCGGCCAGATCACCGCCGCCGCCCCCGACGCCACCGTCCTCGTGGCCTCGCTGGTCGTGTCCACCAGCGGCACGGAGGAGCAGTACCGGGCCGCGTACAACCAGGCCATCCCCCAGATCGTCAGCGAGGCACGGGCCGCGGGCAAGCGCGTCGCATACGTGGACATGAGCAGCCTGACCACGGCCGATCTGGCCGACGCCCTGCATCCCAACGACTCGGGCTATCAGAAGATGGCCGACGCCTTCCACCGCGGCGTCAGGACCGCGGACAGCGCCGGATGGCTGAAGAACCCCGCCCCCGCTCCGGCACGCGTGCAGTCCGGTGTGGCCGGCAAGTGCATGGACGTCAAGGGCGCCGCCACCACCGACGGGACCGCCGTCCAGACGTGGAGCTGCGGCGCCGGTGCCAACCAGTTCTGGTCCGCCTACACCGACGGCACGCTGCGCTCCATGGGCAAGTGCCTCGACGCCGCCGGCGGAGCCACCGCCAACGGCACCAAAGTACAGATCTGGTCCTGCCACGGCGGTGCCAACCAGGTATGGCAGCCCCACAACGGTGGCTACCGCAACCCCGCATCCGGTCGCTGCCTCGACGTTCCGGGATCCTCCACGACCGACGGCACGCAGCTCCACCTGTGGGACTGCAACGGCGGCTCCAACCAGAAGTGGACCACTCTGACCGCAGGATGA
- a CDS encoding RICIN domain-containing protein codes for MNHPTNGGRRGRHRRRWTATGLLLGVPAVLVPYLLIAQEDSQAATVDGDAYYRLVSVRSGKVLDVNAFSTADGTRIQQWTDQNTANQQWRLRPTRDGYYELVNRNSGKVLGVAGDSTARAAATEQQTDSSSTSQEWKINEVSGSDAVTFTSRRSGQLLDVSSGSKADGAAVIQYPATGSANQRWKLVKTAEPRATGAGPYVWRNAQVVGGGYVTGLVFNQREKGLLYARTDMGGAYRWDSGAEQWIPLTDWLGEKDWNLLGIDSVATDPVDPKRLYLGAGTYTNEWAGNGAILRSTDRGRTFQRTDLPFKLGANEDGRGAGERLVIDPADHGTLLLGTRKNGLWRSTDYGVTWRQVPSFPVKDGASSGAGISFVTYGPAGSRTIYVGVNDRSTSLYRSTDGGGTWQAVAGQPTGQLPQHGVLSGDGSLYLTYTDNPGPNGVTAGSVWKYTPGRGAWKNISPSQGDYGFSGLAVDPRKPSTVMVTTLGRWWPEDEIYRSTDGGTTWKALADKSKRNASAAPYVGTHTGHWMTALAIDPFDSGHVLYGTGNGILRSKDANASASGGTSHWSMGARGLEETSLLDAIAPPGGATVITSMGDQGGFRHDDLTKVPAGRLKNPLMTNSTDIDFAQSQPSMMVRVGRGGAQDGAYSTDGGLSWNGFRAEPVASAQDGHVALAADGSTIVWTQAGQAPYRSTDKGASWSRVGGLGGGAVVVADRSSARTFYSLSGGTLHASTDGGATFTARAGNLPDGRLKAAPGIAGDLWIAGGAKGLLHSTDGGRTFTTLKTVQSASALGFGKAKPGASYQALYLIGTVKDVTGVFRSTDKGATWVRVNDDAHQWGAIGGVGVITGDPDTFGRVYVGTNGRGLQYGDPS; via the coding sequence ATGAACCACCCCACGAACGGCGGGCGCCGCGGGCGTCACCGCCGCCGCTGGACCGCCACCGGTCTGCTGCTCGGCGTGCCCGCCGTCCTCGTGCCGTACCTCCTGATCGCGCAGGAGGACTCGCAGGCCGCCACGGTCGATGGCGATGCCTACTACCGGCTGGTCTCCGTGCGCAGCGGCAAGGTGCTGGACGTCAACGCTTTCTCCACCGCAGACGGCACCCGTATCCAGCAGTGGACCGACCAGAACACCGCCAACCAGCAATGGAGGCTGCGGCCCACCAGGGACGGCTACTACGAGCTGGTGAACCGCAACAGCGGCAAAGTGCTGGGCGTAGCGGGCGACTCGACCGCCCGGGCGGCCGCCACGGAGCAACAGACCGACAGTTCCTCCACCTCCCAGGAGTGGAAGATCAACGAGGTGAGTGGTTCCGACGCCGTCACCTTCACCTCGCGCAGGAGCGGCCAGCTGCTCGACGTCTCCAGCGGCTCCAAGGCCGACGGCGCTGCAGTCATCCAGTATCCCGCCACAGGCAGCGCCAACCAGCGGTGGAAGCTGGTGAAGACAGCCGAGCCCCGGGCGACCGGGGCCGGTCCGTATGTGTGGAGGAACGCCCAGGTGGTGGGCGGTGGTTATGTCACCGGGCTGGTGTTCAACCAGCGGGAGAAGGGTCTGCTGTACGCGCGCACCGACATGGGCGGCGCCTACCGCTGGGACAGCGGGGCCGAGCAGTGGATCCCGCTGACCGACTGGCTCGGCGAGAAGGACTGGAACCTGCTGGGCATCGACTCGGTGGCCACCGACCCCGTCGACCCCAAGCGGCTCTACCTCGGGGCGGGCACCTACACCAACGAGTGGGCCGGCAACGGTGCCATCCTGCGCTCCACCGACCGGGGCCGCACCTTCCAGCGCACCGATCTGCCCTTCAAGCTGGGCGCCAACGAAGACGGCCGCGGGGCGGGCGAACGGCTCGTGATCGACCCCGCGGACCACGGCACCCTGCTGCTGGGCACCCGCAAGAACGGCCTGTGGCGCAGCACCGACTACGGCGTGACATGGCGTCAGGTCCCCTCGTTCCCCGTCAAGGACGGGGCGAGCAGCGGCGCGGGCATCTCCTTCGTGACGTACGGCCCGGCCGGCAGCAGGACGATCTACGTCGGCGTCAACGACAGGTCCACCTCCCTGTACCGCTCCACCGACGGCGGCGGCACCTGGCAGGCCGTCGCCGGGCAGCCCACCGGCCAGCTGCCGCAGCACGGCGTGCTCTCCGGTGACGGCTCGCTGTACCTGACGTACACCGACAACCCCGGCCCCAACGGCGTGACGGCGGGCTCGGTGTGGAAGTACACGCCGGGCCGCGGGGCGTGGAAGAACATCTCCCCGTCCCAGGGCGACTACGGGTTCTCCGGTCTGGCCGTCGACCCACGCAAGCCCTCCACGGTGATGGTCACCACCCTCGGCCGCTGGTGGCCCGAGGACGAGATCTACCGCAGCACCGACGGCGGCACGACCTGGAAGGCACTGGCCGACAAGTCGAAGCGCAACGCCTCCGCCGCGCCCTACGTCGGCACCCACACCGGGCACTGGATGACCGCCCTGGCCATCGACCCCTTCGACTCCGGGCACGTGCTGTACGGCACCGGCAACGGCATCCTGCGCAGCAAGGACGCGAACGCCTCCGCCAGCGGCGGCACCAGCCACTGGAGCATGGGCGCCCGAGGGCTGGAGGAGACCTCGCTGCTGGACGCGATCGCCCCGCCCGGCGGCGCCACCGTCATCACCTCCATGGGCGACCAGGGCGGCTTCCGGCACGACGACCTGACCAAGGTGCCCGCCGGGCGGCTGAAGAACCCGCTGATGACCAACAGCACCGACATCGACTTCGCCCAGTCCCAGCCCTCGATGATGGTCCGCGTCGGCCGGGGCGGCGCGCAGGACGGCGCCTACTCCACCGACGGCGGCCTGAGCTGGAACGGCTTCAGGGCAGAGCCGGTGGCCAGTGCCCAGGACGGGCATGTCGCGCTCGCGGCGGACGGCTCGACCATCGTCTGGACGCAGGCCGGTCAGGCCCCGTACCGCTCGACCGACAAGGGCGCGAGCTGGTCGCGGGTCGGCGGCCTGGGCGGCGGCGCCGTGGTCGTCGCCGACCGCTCCTCGGCCAGGACGTTCTACTCGCTGTCCGGCGGCACCCTCCACGCCAGCACCGACGGCGGCGCGACCTTCACCGCCCGCGCCGGCAACCTGCCCGATGGCCGGCTCAAGGCGGCCCCCGGCATCGCCGGAGACCTGTGGATCGCCGGCGGTGCCAAGGGGCTGCTGCACTCCACCGACGGCGGCCGCACCTTCACCACGCTCAAGACGGTGCAGTCCGCGTCCGCCCTCGGCTTCGGCAAGGCCAAGCCGGGCGCCTCCTACCAGGCCCTGTACCTGATCGGCACCGTCAAGGACGTCACCGGCGTCTTCCGCTCCACCGACAAGGGCGCCACCTGGGTCCGCGTCAACGACGACGCCCACCAGTGGGGCGCCATCGGCGGCGTCGGCGTCATCACCGGCGACCCCGACACCTTCGGCCGCGTCTACGTCGGCACCAACGGACGCGGCCTGCAGTACGGCGACCCGTCCTGA